CCAACGTGAGCATCTTGTACGCAAAAAGGCCTTTGTCCCACTAAGAGGGCTTAACATACCTTGGAGGACGTAGATCCGGTCTCTGTACTCCACAGCGCTATGAAACTCCATGGCCACCGGCATCGGACTCACAGCCGTCCAGCAGTTGTCCCGGGCGTCGTAGCATTCGACCGATTTCAAAGCGTTGCGGCCGTCGCCTTCGTATACTCTGCCGCCCAACGCGTAGAGCTTGCCGCAACAGTGTACCAGTCGGCAGCCGATCCTGGCTCGCAAAAGTGGCGCGTGCGGTAGCCATCGATTGCCAGCGTGTTCGTACTGCCAGAAGTCGCTCTCAGCCCGATGATCAATGCACACCTCGCTGTTGCTCGGTCGGTAGCCCCCGGCAATGTAGATGTCGTTTTCTGAGGACACCAGGATGCCGACCTCTCTGAGATCGTTGGGAGGTTTGCAGAGTTTGAACACCCTGCCCGTGGCTGTGTCCAGGCAAGGTACCGTCTGCTTCTTTCCTGAGTGTTTGTGAGCGGCATCGAAGCAAATGACCATCTCGGAAGCGGTCATTCCCAGCCGCTGGGGGCAACCATTGGTGCCGGTGAGGCGGGCTTTGGCCTCGACTGGGTCTTTGGACAGGGAAAGGGCGCAAGCGAAGGGCGCGGGGATCCGACTGAGGAAGGTGTCATCCAGCAATGGCAGACGAATGCACTGGGAGAACACGTCGGCCAGGTGAGCCTCGCGCCCGCTCAGATCGTGCTCCAGCCAGCGAATGATGCTCTCGTACACATGTTCTTCTTTCTCCACGTTGAGGTCGTCATTGTTCAAAATGCTGACCAGCTGCTCCTTGGTCATCTGGAGAAACTCTTGCTCTCTTGAAACACACAGGAACTGTCACCgcccaccaaaaaaaagaacgaCATTTACAGCCGTTAGTCAAAGCATTGGCGTAGGTAAGAGACAGTATCAGTGCATCTCAAATTCCCAAGCTCGATTAAACTGACCTTTTTGCGAATGTAGTCTTGAGAACGTTCCTTCAGCTCTTGGTGCCCGTACGCATCTGCAAACATGAAAACCCCAATACAGTTCTGCGGGTCCAGCCTACTGATCATAAACTGGGCACACTGGTCCTGCAGGGCAGGGATCTGGAATATGCTGGCTGCGGTGAACAGGGCCTGAACGTTGTACTCTGAGAGCGTGACCCTGGACGTGTAGGCATAGTCCAAGACGAGGTGCATAGATTCCGATTCCACCCCAACGATTCTGACCTCCCGTTGGTTGCTCTCTGTAAGGCCACTCGTGAACATGGACCTG
This genomic interval from Syngnathus typhle isolate RoL2023-S1 ecotype Sweden linkage group LG11, RoL_Styp_1.0, whole genome shotgun sequence contains the following:
- the kbtbd8 gene encoding kelch repeat and BTB domain-containing protein 8, which encodes MAASAEVGKLLQVQNGTPPSTNYNGVDAIHACNILQQLKALYDEAQLTDIVVEVDHGKTFSCHRNVLAAISPYFRSMFTSGLTESNQREVRIVGVESESMHLVLDYAYTSRVTLSEYNVQALFTAASIFQIPALQDQCAQFMISRLDPQNCIGVFMFADAYGHQELKERSQDYIRKKFLCVSREQEFLQMTKEQLVSILNNDDLNVEKEEHVYESIIRWLEHDLSGREAHLADVFSQCIRLPLLDDTFLSRIPAPFACALSLSKDPVEAKARLTGTNGCPQRLGMTASEMVICFDAAHKHSGKKQTVPCLDTATGRVFKLCKPPNDLREVGILVSSENDIYIAGGYRPSNSEVCIDHRAESDFWQYEHAGNRWLPHAPLLRARIGCRLVHCCGKLYALGGRVYEGDGRNALKSVECYDARDNCWTAVSPMPVAMEFHSAVEYRDRIYVLQGEYFFCFDPRKDYWSHLSPMSVPRSQALAALYKNCIYYIAGICKNHQRTFTVEVYDIERNSWSHKRDLPFDPATSPYIKAMLLQGKLHLFVRATQVMVEEHVFRTSRKNSLYQYDDQADAWTKVYETPDRLWDLGRHFECVVAKLYPQCLQRVL